One Candidatus Brocadiaceae bacterium genomic window carries:
- the amrS gene encoding AmmeMemoRadiSam system radical SAM enzyme, whose amino-acid sequence MRWAALGAGACLLPGGCSDRTADGATGPPAGGRDALAWEPMDGGRVRCTLCPRACVVADGGRGYCGVRENRGGTYRTLVYGRVCSAHVDPIEKKPLFHFLPGSRAFSIATAGCNVECLFCQNWEISQARPEDVHSQDMPPKAVVEAAQRARCPSIAFTYNEPTVFYEFALDTAAAARAAGVHAVTVSNGYISADPMKRLCEELSAVKIDLKAFTEDFYRTYVRGELRPVLDTITRVHALGRHLELVTLLIPGLNDGETEIRDLCRWAVDNVGPDVPVHFSRFHPAYKMTNLPATSVRTVQRACEIASEAGVRYAYAGNAPGTGHENTRCHACGRTLIERYAHMVTGLHIRDGRCPDCDAPIPGVWR is encoded by the coding sequence ATGCGCTGGGCGGCTCTCGGGGCGGGCGCCTGCCTTCTGCCGGGCGGGTGCAGTGACCGCACGGCGGACGGGGCCACCGGGCCGCCGGCTGGCGGGCGAGACGCGCTGGCCTGGGAGCCGATGGACGGGGGACGGGTGCGGTGCACGCTCTGCCCCCGGGCCTGCGTGGTGGCCGACGGCGGGCGCGGCTACTGCGGAGTGCGCGAGAACCGCGGCGGCACCTACCGGACGCTCGTCTACGGCCGCGTCTGCTCGGCCCACGTCGACCCGATCGAGAAGAAGCCCCTGTTCCACTTCCTGCCCGGCTCGCGCGCCTTCTCGATCGCCACCGCCGGCTGCAACGTGGAATGCCTGTTCTGCCAGAACTGGGAGATCAGCCAGGCCCGCCCCGAGGACGTCCACTCGCAGGACATGCCGCCGAAGGCCGTCGTCGAAGCGGCACAACGCGCCCGATGTCCTTCCATTGCATTCACTTACAACGAACCGACCGTGTTCTACGAGTTCGCGCTCGACACCGCCGCGGCGGCCCGGGCGGCCGGCGTCCATGCCGTGACGGTTTCCAACGGCTACATCAGCGCCGACCCGATGAAGCGGCTCTGCGAGGAACTCTCCGCCGTCAAGATCGACCTGAAGGCGTTCACGGAGGACTTCTATCGCACCTACGTGCGGGGAGAGTTGCGGCCGGTGCTCGACACGATCACGCGCGTGCACGCGCTGGGCCGGCACCTGGAGCTGGTCACGCTGCTGATCCCGGGCCTGAACGATGGCGAGACGGAGATCCGCGACCTCTGCCGCTGGGCGGTCGACAACGTCGGCCCGGACGTCCCGGTGCACTTCTCGCGCTTCCACCCGGCCTACAAGATGACGAACCTCCCGGCGACGTCCGTGCGCACCGTGCAGCGGGCCTGCGAGATCGCCTCCGAGGCGGGCGTGCGTTACGCGTATGCGGGCAATGCCCCCGGCACCGGCCATGAGAACACCCGCTGCCACGCCTGCGGACGGACGCTCATCGAACGCTACGCCCACATGGTGACCGGCCTGCACATCCGCGACGGCCGCTGCCCGGACTGCGACGCCCCGATCCCGGGCGTCTGGCGATAG
- the efp gene encoding elongation factor P, giving the protein MIRWKDGLWKVNEVQQTFTGKHGAYYQMKLQNLADGHVEVQRFSSNDNLDKAYLEACTMQYLYQDGGGYVFMDPASGEQVHVGGDVLEDVLPYLAYNAELDLQLYEGRAVSVSMPSSVVLEVVKTDPAVRGDTATGVSKPAEVETGLVVKVPGHVKQGDRIQVDTRTGEFLGRA; this is encoded by the coding sequence GTGATCCGTTGGAAAGACGGGCTCTGGAAGGTGAACGAGGTCCAGCAGACGTTCACCGGGAAGCATGGCGCCTATTACCAGATGAAGCTCCAGAACCTGGCGGACGGCCACGTGGAGGTCCAGCGCTTCAGCTCGAACGACAACCTGGACAAGGCCTACCTGGAAGCGTGCACGATGCAGTATCTCTACCAGGACGGCGGCGGTTACGTCTTCATGGATCCGGCCTCGGGCGAGCAGGTCCACGTGGGGGGGGACGTGCTGGAGGATGTGCTGCCCTACCTGGCCTACAACGCCGAACTGGACCTGCAGCTCTACGAAGGGCGGGCGGTCAGCGTGTCGATGCCGTCCAGCGTTGTGCTGGAGGTGGTCAAGACGGACCCGGCCGTGCGGGGCGACACGGCCACGGGCGTGAGCAAGCCGGCGGAGGTCGAGACGGGCCTGGTCGTCAAGGTGCCGGGCCACGTCAAGCAGGGCGACAGGATCCAGGTGGACACCCGTACCGGGGAGTTCCTGGGCCGCGCCTGA
- a CDS encoding DUF2851 family protein has product MRADEASEKAPIVDLYGRLLEEFSAQIGESRAVYGQAARSVREEIVRCVWFGGHYSRQDLRTEDGRRLEVVSPGWWNVEAGPDFIRAEMLLEGVGRLTGDVEVHTLSGGWYAHGHHRQPEYNDVILHVVMWNDRQEPTVEAASGAAIPQLALSGAVGGDMEELVELIDPEAGPADQPALQAVEGKYCGTAYRNGEIEAEWLGRLLDAAGDHRLLRRVAELAELFRTHSREQILYERIAEALGYRGNRMPFLQLAGLLPLAELRRAVPAQDAAARSLTLEAAYFTTAGLLAGPPAGDEDPESAAYREALSCAWERFEPKPPTRLSAEHWKLAGVRPVNYPPRRIAALARLCGAQLHTGLFNHFLRAVHSARAAGRGRDDVAVRHALLNAFLQLEHPYWSFRYTLGGRRLTRARALVGDERAMSILIDVLLPLLMAHAHGEGDEDLPRRLAELWRNLPRQGDNSITRRMEQTLFAGSRDAQRVVGSTRRQQGLHQLYRDCCQGSAGCERCVLYLARQAGKRLDAVR; this is encoded by the coding sequence ATGCGGGCCGACGAAGCCAGCGAGAAGGCGCCCATTGTTGACCTCTACGGGCGGCTTCTGGAGGAGTTCTCCGCGCAGATCGGCGAGTCGCGCGCCGTCTACGGCCAGGCCGCCCGCAGCGTGCGTGAGGAGATCGTCCGCTGTGTGTGGTTCGGCGGCCACTACAGCCGGCAGGACCTGCGCACCGAAGACGGCCGGCGGCTGGAAGTCGTCTCGCCCGGCTGGTGGAACGTGGAGGCCGGCCCCGACTTCATCCGCGCGGAGATGCTCCTGGAGGGCGTCGGCCGGCTGACCGGGGACGTGGAGGTCCACACCCTGTCCGGCGGGTGGTATGCCCACGGGCATCACAGGCAGCCGGAGTACAACGACGTCATCCTGCACGTGGTCATGTGGAACGATCGCCAGGAACCGACCGTCGAGGCCGCCTCGGGCGCGGCGATCCCCCAGCTGGCCCTCTCGGGCGCCGTCGGGGGCGACATGGAGGAGCTGGTCGAGCTGATCGACCCGGAGGCGGGGCCGGCCGATCAGCCGGCCCTGCAGGCGGTTGAGGGTAAGTATTGCGGCACCGCCTACCGCAACGGCGAGATCGAGGCGGAATGGCTGGGGCGGCTGCTGGACGCGGCGGGGGACCATCGCCTGCTGCGGCGGGTCGCCGAGCTGGCGGAGCTGTTCCGCACGCATTCGCGCGAGCAGATCCTCTACGAACGGATCGCCGAGGCGCTCGGCTACCGGGGCAACCGCATGCCGTTCCTGCAACTGGCGGGCCTGCTGCCTCTGGCCGAGCTGCGCCGCGCCGTCCCCGCGCAGGACGCCGCCGCCCGGTCGCTGACGCTGGAGGCGGCCTACTTCACGACGGCGGGCCTGCTGGCCGGGCCGCCTGCGGGCGACGAGGACCCGGAGTCGGCCGCCTACCGCGAGGCGCTGTCCTGCGCCTGGGAGCGGTTCGAGCCGAAGCCCCCGACGCGGCTTTCGGCCGAGCACTGGAAGCTGGCGGGCGTCCGGCCGGTCAACTACCCCCCGCGGCGGATCGCGGCCCTGGCCCGGCTCTGCGGCGCCCAGTTGCACACGGGGCTGTTCAACCACTTCCTGCGCGCCGTGCACTCGGCCCGGGCGGCGGGGCGCGGGCGCGACGACGTGGCCGTGAGACACGCCCTGCTGAACGCCTTCCTGCAGTTGGAGCACCCCTACTGGTCGTTCCGCTACACGCTCGGGGGCCGACGGCTGACGCGCGCGCGCGCGCTCGTGGGCGACGAGCGCGCCATGAGCATCCTGATCGACGTCCTGCTGCCGCTGCTGATGGCCCACGCGCACGGCGAAGGGGACGAGGACCTGCCCCGGCGCCTGGCCGAACTGTGGCGGAACCTCCCGCGCCAGGGCGACAACTCCATCACCCGGCGCATGGAGCAGACGCTGTTTGCCGGCAGCCGCGACGCGCAGCGGGTCGTCGGCTCCACACGCCGGCAGCAGGGCCTGCACCAGCTCTACAGGGACTGCTGCCAGGGCTCGGCGGGCTGCGAGCGTTGCGTGCTGTACCTGGCCCGCCAGGCCGGCAAGAGGCTGGACGCCGTCCGCTGA